In a single window of the Bradyrhizobium sp. ORS 285 genome:
- a CDS encoding CBS domain-containing protein, translating to MRAHQIMTRPVITVSPDTSIVDAANIMLQRHVSGLPVVDASGKLVGVVSEGDFIRRTEIGTGRKRGRWLRFILGPGKSAADFVHEHGRKVSEVMTRSPLTITEDAALAEIVELMEKNHVKRLPVVKGDQVVGIVSRANLLQAVATLGRQVPDPTADDDHIRNRVIDALEKNDWCPFGLSVIAKDGIVHLSGVITEERSRQAAIVATENVTGVKKVHDHLCWVDTMSGMYLNSPEDEDMAKAS from the coding sequence ATGCGCGCCCATCAGATCATGACCCGTCCCGTCATCACCGTCTCGCCGGATACGTCGATTGTGGACGCGGCCAACATCATGCTCCAACGCCACGTCAGCGGCCTGCCGGTGGTCGATGCCAGCGGCAAGCTGGTCGGCGTCGTCTCGGAAGGTGATTTCATCCGCCGTACGGAGATCGGCACGGGACGCAAGCGTGGCCGCTGGCTCCGTTTTATTCTCGGGCCGGGAAAATCAGCCGCCGACTTCGTCCACGAGCATGGACGCAAGGTGTCTGAGGTCATGACCAGGTCTCCCCTGACGATCACGGAAGACGCCGCCCTCGCGGAGATCGTGGAGCTGATGGAGAAGAACCACGTGAAGCGGCTGCCGGTGGTCAAGGGTGACCAGGTCGTCGGCATCGTGTCCCGGGCGAATCTGCTGCAGGCAGTCGCCACCCTCGGCCGGCAGGTTCCGGACCCCACGGCTGATGACGATCACATTCGCAATCGTGTCATCGACGCCCTTGAGAAGAACGACTGGTGCCCCTTCGGACTGTCCGTCATCGCCAAGGACGGCATCGTTCATTTGAGCGGCGTCATCACCGAAGAACGCTCGCGGCAGGCGGCCATCGTCGCCACCGAAAACGTCACGGGTGTGAAGAAGGTGCACGACCATTTGTGCTGGGTCGATACCATGTCCGGCATGTACCTCAACTCGCCGGAAGACGAGGATATGGCAAAGGCCAGCTGA
- a CDS encoding alpha/beta hydrolase, producing the protein MAREFSREDHELDKAFSAVLARVTGGISPAALSMAYLDWACHLAAAPQRQIEIARNAWHGARQLAERSLHLADPDRAPWDLIRPQANDHRFSKPQWAMQPFNLMAQAFLLGEDWWHKATTGVRGVNPANEAVVDFSLRQLLDMFAPSNFAATNPEVLEKAVRSGGENFVFGWQNWLADLMQVLQPGKTSGRSEFVVGRTVATAAGKVVYRNRLIELIQYAPTTEKVRPEPVLIVPAWIMKFYILDLSPHNSLVRYLTDQGFTVFMISWRNPGAKDRDLAFDDYRSLGVMAALGEIGKIVPDTPVHAVGYCLGGTLLSITAAAMARDGDARLKTITLFAAQTDFTEAGELTLFINESQVAFLEDMMWERGYLDTTQMAGAFQLLRSNDLIWSRVSRDYLLGERANPSDLMAWNADATRLPYRMHSEYLRKLFLNNDLAEGRYRVEGKPVSLSDIHTPMFVVGTLRDHVAPWKSTYKIHYEVDADVTFVLASGGHNAGIVAPPDEPGHSHQVRTKAADAPYLGPDEWQSTSPRIEGSWWPTWTAWLAQQSGVPGAAPQLVTDHSNELGSAPGDYVHT; encoded by the coding sequence ATTGCCAGGGAGTTCAGCCGCGAGGATCATGAGCTGGACAAAGCCTTCAGCGCGGTCCTGGCGCGCGTAACCGGCGGAATCTCGCCGGCTGCGCTATCGATGGCCTATCTGGATTGGGCTTGCCATCTCGCGGCGGCGCCTCAACGCCAGATTGAAATCGCCCGGAATGCCTGGCATGGTGCTCGGCAGCTCGCCGAGCGGTCGTTGCATCTTGCGGACCCGGACCGGGCTCCCTGGGATCTGATAAGGCCGCAGGCCAACGATCATCGCTTTTCCAAGCCGCAATGGGCGATGCAGCCGTTCAACCTGATGGCTCAAGCTTTCCTGCTCGGCGAAGATTGGTGGCACAAGGCAACGACGGGCGTCCGCGGAGTCAACCCGGCCAATGAAGCCGTCGTGGATTTCTCGCTTCGTCAGCTGCTCGATATGTTCGCGCCATCGAACTTCGCAGCGACCAATCCCGAAGTGCTGGAAAAAGCAGTTCGAAGCGGTGGCGAGAACTTCGTTTTCGGCTGGCAGAATTGGCTCGCCGATCTCATGCAGGTTCTGCAGCCCGGAAAGACATCAGGTCGCTCCGAGTTCGTGGTCGGCCGGACGGTCGCGACTGCGGCTGGCAAGGTGGTGTACCGAAATCGTCTGATCGAGCTGATCCAATATGCGCCGACAACCGAAAAGGTGCGGCCGGAACCGGTGCTGATCGTGCCCGCATGGATCATGAAGTTCTACATCCTCGATCTATCGCCGCACAATTCCCTGGTCAGGTATCTGACCGACCAGGGCTTCACGGTGTTTATGATCTCCTGGCGAAATCCGGGAGCGAAGGACCGGGATCTTGCCTTCGACGACTACCGCTCGCTGGGCGTGATGGCCGCGTTGGGCGAGATCGGGAAGATCGTCCCGGACACGCCGGTCCATGCCGTCGGTTATTGCCTCGGAGGAACGCTGCTATCGATCACCGCGGCGGCCATGGCGCGGGATGGAGACGCGCGTCTCAAAACGATCACCCTGTTTGCGGCTCAGACCGATTTTACGGAAGCCGGAGAGCTGACGCTTTTCATCAATGAGAGCCAGGTCGCATTTCTCGAAGACATGATGTGGGAGCGCGGCTATCTCGATACGACGCAGATGGCAGGCGCCTTTCAATTGTTGCGATCCAACGATTTGATCTGGTCGCGGGTCTCGCGTGACTATCTTCTCGGCGAGCGGGCCAATCCGAGCGACCTGATGGCGTGGAATGCGGACGCCACGCGCCTGCCGTATCGGATGCACTCCGAATATCTGCGCAAGCTGTTTTTGAACAACGATCTTGCCGAAGGACGGTACAGGGTCGAGGGAAAGCCGGTGTCCCTCTCGGACATTCATACGCCGATGTTCGTTGTCGGCACGCTGCGCGACCACGTCGCCCCGTGGAAGTCCACTTACAAGATCCATTACGAGGTCGACGCCGACGTCACCTTTGTCTTGGCGAGCGGCGGACACAATGCCGGCATCGTGGCGCCGCCAGATGAGCCCGGACATTCGCATCAGGTGCGCACCAAGGCGGCTGACGCGCCGTATCTTGGTCCAGACGAGTGGCAGAGCACGTCGCCGCGGATCGAGGGCTCGTGGTGGCCGACCTGGACCGCTTGGCTGGCGCAGCAGTCTGGAGTGCCGGGCGCAGCGCCGCAACTGGTGACGGACCACTCGAACGAACTTGGGAGCGCGCCGGGCGACTACGTCCACACGTAG
- a CDS encoding bifunctional aminoglycoside phosphotransferase/ATP-binding protein translates to MTSPSDQDLVFAFLGDGNRHPDVRRIDTHAASVFLFGDRALKIKRAIRLPFLDYSTLALRKAACTKELEINHPFAPDIYLRVVAITKAPNGKFSIDGPGDPIEYAVEMRRFDESQTLDHLAEHAEVNSDLADHLAETIAASHQVAAKVTDSAWIDSVPRWIDASIASFEASRRFPEGEIAELHALCRSAFLRVKPLLEQRAAKGDVRRCHGDLHLANIVMIDAKPVLFDAIEFDDRIATIDILYDLAFPLMDLLHFNLPVAANHLLNTYRLVAEPEQTDGLAALPLFLAMRAAIRAQVFLAKLNRGAAEHSDSPLSTTFEIAKSYFQLARRLIQPAAPMMIAVGGLSGTGKSALARALAPELAPIPGAIVLRSDVLRKQLCGVSQSEQLPATAYTPESGARVYHELMNQAAQVLAQGFTVIVDAVFAREAERQAVQQLANRLQVPFAGLFLVADLRVRQERIQHRVNDASDATEAVAQEQERYDIGALDWFQVDASGTPETTLDRSISQLRINR, encoded by the coding sequence ATGACGTCACCGTCCGATCAGGATCTCGTCTTCGCGTTCTTGGGCGACGGCAACAGGCATCCAGACGTTCGCCGCATCGATACACACGCGGCATCCGTCTTCCTGTTTGGCGACCGCGCGCTGAAGATCAAGCGTGCAATCCGGCTTCCATTCCTGGACTATTCGACGCTCGCACTACGCAAAGCCGCATGCACGAAAGAGTTGGAGATCAATCACCCGTTTGCTCCCGACATCTATCTCCGTGTCGTTGCCATCACGAAGGCACCGAACGGGAAATTCTCCATCGACGGGCCAGGTGATCCGATCGAATATGCGGTCGAGATGCGTCGCTTCGATGAGAGCCAGACGTTGGATCATCTCGCGGAACATGCGGAGGTGAACTCTGATCTGGCCGACCATCTGGCGGAGACCATCGCAGCGTCACATCAGGTTGCCGCAAAAGTCACGGACAGCGCGTGGATCGATTCCGTCCCGCGCTGGATCGACGCATCCATTGCCAGCTTTGAGGCTAGCCGGCGGTTTCCGGAAGGAGAGATCGCAGAGCTTCATGCGCTCTGTCGCTCGGCCTTCTTGCGCGTCAAGCCATTGCTCGAGCAGCGCGCTGCCAAAGGCGATGTCCGGCGCTGCCACGGCGACCTCCATCTGGCCAACATCGTCATGATCGACGCCAAGCCGGTGCTGTTCGACGCCATCGAATTCGACGACCGCATCGCCACGATCGACATCCTCTACGACCTTGCATTTCCGCTGATGGACTTGCTGCACTTCAACCTGCCCGTCGCGGCCAATCATCTCCTGAACACGTATCGCCTTGTTGCGGAGCCCGAACAGACGGACGGCCTTGCTGCTCTGCCCCTGTTCCTGGCCATGAGAGCAGCCATTCGAGCACAGGTCTTCCTTGCGAAACTCAATCGCGGGGCGGCCGAACATAGCGATTCCCCTCTCTCAACGACATTCGAGATCGCCAAAAGCTACTTTCAGCTGGCGCGCCGGCTCATTCAGCCGGCCGCTCCAATGATGATCGCCGTCGGCGGCCTGTCAGGAACTGGCAAGTCTGCTTTGGCGCGCGCGCTCGCCCCTGAGTTGGCGCCGATACCGGGAGCGATCGTGCTGCGCAGCGACGTGCTGCGAAAGCAGCTGTGTGGCGTGTCCCAGAGCGAGCAACTGCCGGCGACCGCCTACACGCCTGAATCGGGCGCCAGAGTGTATCACGAACTGATGAACCAGGCCGCGCAGGTGCTGGCCCAGGGCTTCACCGTCATTGTCGACGCCGTGTTTGCACGCGAGGCCGAACGTCAGGCAGTCCAGCAATTGGCAAATCGACTGCAAGTGCCCTTTGCTGGCCTCTTCCTCGTTGCAGACCTGCGCGTCCGCCAGGAGAGGATTCAGCACCGGGTCAACGATGCGTCCGACGCCACGGAGGCGGTCGCTCAAGAGCAGGAACGCTATGACATCGGCGCTCTGGATTGGTTTCAGGTGGATGCGTCGGGAACGCCGGAAACGACGCTGGACCGAAGCATATCGCAACTTCGGATCAACCGCTGA
- a CDS encoding zinc-dependent alcohol dehydrogenase family protein — translation MHAMVLQRPGGVLQSETLPDPEPGPGEIRIRVSACGVCRTDLHLVDGELPDIRYPIIPGHEIVGHVDRIGAGVTTHQLGARVGVPWLGHTCGHCAFCSQGMENLCDEPRFTGYTRDGGYASHALVDSNYAFPLDGLGDDVAVAPLLCAGLIGWRSLVMAGDAERLGIYGFGAAGHIVAQVARWQGREIYAFTREDDRTAQDLARHLGATWAGASDRRPDVALDAAIIYAPAGELVPAALRAVRKGGRVVCAGIHMSDIPTFPYSLLWGERQVMSVANLTRQDGLDFLRVARDSHIETHTTAYPLSDANAILARLRRGEILGAAVLVPDA, via the coding sequence ATGCACGCGATGGTGTTGCAACGACCGGGAGGAGTTCTCCAGTCCGAGACGCTCCCAGATCCCGAGCCTGGACCCGGCGAGATTCGTATCCGGGTCAGCGCATGTGGTGTTTGTCGCACCGACCTGCATCTCGTTGACGGAGAACTGCCGGACATTCGCTATCCGATCATTCCTGGTCACGAGATCGTCGGCCATGTCGACCGGATCGGTGCGGGCGTCACGACGCATCAGCTCGGCGCGCGAGTGGGCGTTCCCTGGCTAGGGCACACCTGCGGCCACTGTGCGTTCTGCTCGCAAGGAATGGAAAATCTGTGTGATGAGCCTCGCTTCACCGGCTACACGCGTGACGGCGGCTATGCGAGCCACGCGCTCGTCGACTCAAATTACGCATTTCCTCTCGACGGTCTCGGTGATGACGTCGCGGTCGCGCCGCTGTTGTGCGCCGGCCTGATCGGCTGGCGTTCGCTCGTCATGGCCGGGGACGCAGAAAGGCTCGGGATTTACGGTTTCGGAGCAGCAGGACACATCGTCGCCCAGGTCGCCCGCTGGCAAGGCCGCGAGATCTACGCATTCACCCGCGAAGATGATCGAACGGCGCAGGATCTCGCTCGCCATCTCGGCGCAACCTGGGCTGGAGCATCGGACCGGCGTCCCGATGTTGCTCTGGATGCGGCCATCATCTACGCGCCCGCCGGCGAGCTCGTTCCAGCCGCTCTGCGGGCGGTTCGAAAAGGCGGCCGGGTCGTTTGTGCGGGCATTCACATGAGCGACATTCCAACCTTCCCCTACTCGCTCCTCTGGGGAGAGCGTCAGGTCATGTCCGTCGCCAACCTGACGCGACAAGACGGCCTCGACTTTCTGCGCGTGGCTCGGGACTCCCACATCGAAACACATACGACCGCTTATCCTCTGTCGGACGCAAATGCCATTCTTGCCCGATTGAGGCGCGGCGAAATTCTTGGTGCAGCCGTTCTTGTGCCAGACGCCTGA
- a CDS encoding bifunctional acetate--CoA ligase family protein/GNAT family N-acetyltransferase, translating into MSTYRLRNLLLPRSIALVGGSPRPSSVGRAILDNVVKAQFEGKLGLVNSRYSDISGIASVASLVELPFVPELVVITTPPPSIPDLIDRAGALGTAGALIITSGLGHGAGSLADQAEKAAQKYGMRLIGPNCLGIMMPTIKLNASFSAHMPVAGSLALISQSGAIAAGMVDWAAQRGVGFSGIVSIGDQQDVDLADLLDHFALDGGTRAILLYIEAIKDARKFMSAARAAARVKPVVVVKSGRGAFGAKAAATHTGALAGADAVYEAAFRRAGVLRVSDLRELFDCAETLGRVESPTGKRLAILTNGGGIGVLAVDRLVELGGVPAALSPPVHDKLDAVLPPTWSGSNPVDIVGDADAARYTASLEALLADQANDAILVMNVQTAIASASDIATAVTQFVSAYRKQHRRWAKPVLAAWVGAEQPVIETLSGAGIPNYPTEDDAVRGFMHLVRHREVVESLAAVPPAMPSSFAPDVEAARKIVNTALADGRTWLDPVEISRLLEAYDIAMVPTFAASTVDEAVAYASQLFAQGATVVLKILSRDIVHKSDVGGVVLNLTTVEAVRNAANEIMARAKAVRPDARISGVIVQAMVVRAKARELIMGLADDPTFGTVIVFGRGGTAVEIINDKALALPPLDLQLARNLIERTRVSRLLRAYRDVPAVKPDAVALVLVKLAQLAADVPEIRELDINPVLADESGVLAVDARIAVGEVPPKFKGSGPANFAVRPYPSQWERHLQVKDGWRIFARPIRPEDEPIIHELLKHVTAEDLRLRFFAPMKEFTHEFIARLTQLDYARAMAFVALDEATNELVGVVRIHSDSVYESGEYAILLRSDLKGRGLGWALMQLIIEYAKAEGLKMISGDVLQENVVMLEMCRNLGFEVKTDPTERDLCNVKLRL; encoded by the coding sequence ATGTCGACCTATCGATTGCGGAACCTGTTGTTGCCTCGCTCCATCGCTCTGGTCGGGGGAAGTCCGCGGCCCAGCTCGGTCGGAAGGGCCATTCTCGACAACGTCGTCAAGGCGCAGTTCGAGGGCAAGCTCGGCCTCGTCAACTCGCGATATTCGGACATATCCGGCATCGCCTCTGTGGCGAGTCTCGTCGAATTGCCCTTCGTGCCCGAATTGGTCGTGATCACGACGCCGCCGCCTTCCATTCCCGATCTGATCGATCGCGCGGGTGCCTTGGGGACTGCCGGTGCCCTGATCATTACCTCGGGGCTTGGACACGGAGCAGGATCGCTGGCGGATCAGGCGGAGAAAGCCGCACAGAAGTACGGCATGCGTTTGATCGGTCCCAATTGCCTGGGCATCATGATGCCGACCATCAAGCTCAATGCGAGCTTTTCGGCACATATGCCGGTCGCGGGGAGCTTGGCGCTGATCTCGCAGTCCGGTGCCATCGCTGCCGGCATGGTGGATTGGGCCGCACAGCGCGGCGTGGGGTTCTCCGGCATCGTCTCGATCGGTGATCAGCAGGATGTCGATCTTGCCGACCTGCTGGACCATTTCGCGCTGGACGGTGGAACCCGCGCGATCTTGCTCTACATCGAAGCCATCAAGGACGCCCGAAAGTTCATGTCGGCGGCGCGAGCTGCAGCCAGAGTCAAGCCGGTCGTCGTGGTCAAGTCGGGCCGCGGCGCGTTCGGCGCGAAGGCCGCCGCAACCCATACCGGCGCATTGGCCGGGGCAGATGCCGTCTACGAAGCGGCGTTTCGCCGCGCGGGCGTTCTGCGGGTCTCGGATCTCCGAGAGCTGTTCGACTGTGCCGAGACGCTGGGCCGGGTCGAATCTCCGACAGGCAAGCGGCTCGCGATTTTAACAAATGGCGGCGGGATTGGTGTGCTCGCCGTCGACCGCCTGGTCGAGCTCGGAGGAGTTCCGGCGGCCTTGTCGCCTCCCGTCCATGACAAGCTCGACGCCGTGCTGCCCCCGACCTGGTCCGGGTCGAACCCGGTCGATATCGTCGGCGATGCAGATGCTGCCCGCTACACGGCTTCACTCGAGGCCCTCTTGGCCGACCAGGCCAATGACGCAATTCTCGTCATGAACGTTCAGACTGCGATTGCATCGGCCAGCGACATCGCGACCGCAGTCACCCAGTTCGTCAGCGCCTATCGCAAACAGCACCGGCGTTGGGCGAAGCCGGTGCTGGCGGCATGGGTTGGCGCAGAGCAGCCGGTCATCGAGACCTTGAGCGGCGCGGGGATCCCGAATTATCCGACCGAGGATGATGCCGTCCGGGGCTTCATGCATCTCGTTCGCCACCGTGAGGTGGTCGAGTCGCTCGCGGCCGTCCCGCCGGCAATGCCGAGCTCATTTGCGCCGGACGTCGAGGCGGCCCGCAAGATCGTCAACACGGCGCTCGCCGACGGGCGAACCTGGCTCGATCCCGTCGAAATCAGCCGGCTGCTGGAGGCTTACGATATCGCAATGGTGCCGACCTTCGCGGCGTCCACTGTGGACGAGGCGGTCGCCTATGCAAGTCAGCTCTTTGCCCAGGGTGCCACGGTCGTATTGAAGATCCTGTCGCGCGATATCGTTCACAAGTCGGACGTCGGCGGTGTCGTCCTCAATCTCACCACGGTCGAAGCCGTGCGCAACGCGGCGAACGAAATCATGGCCCGCGCCAAGGCTGTTCGGCCCGACGCCAGGATTTCCGGGGTGATCGTGCAGGCCATGGTGGTTCGTGCCAAGGCGCGGGAGCTCATCATGGGACTCGCCGATGATCCAACGTTCGGCACCGTGATCGTGTTTGGTCGTGGCGGCACAGCTGTCGAGATCATCAATGACAAGGCGCTTGCTCTGCCGCCGCTCGATCTCCAGCTGGCGCGCAACCTCATCGAGCGAACGCGGGTCTCACGATTGCTGCGGGCCTATCGCGACGTACCTGCGGTCAAACCGGATGCGGTCGCGCTGGTCCTGGTGAAGCTTGCACAGCTTGCAGCGGACGTTCCTGAAATCCGTGAGCTGGACATCAACCCGGTGCTCGCAGACGAGAGCGGCGTCTTGGCTGTGGACGCGCGGATCGCGGTGGGTGAGGTCCCGCCCAAGTTCAAGGGCTCCGGGCCTGCGAATTTCGCCGTTCGGCCCTATCCAAGCCAGTGGGAGCGTCATCTTCAAGTCAAGGATGGCTGGCGCATATTTGCGCGACCGATCCGGCCTGAGGACGAACCGATCATTCATGAGCTCCTCAAGCACGTGACGGCTGAGGATCTGCGCCTGCGCTTCTTTGCACCGATGAAGGAGTTCACGCACGAGTTCATCGCGCGCCTGACGCAGCTCGACTATGCGCGCGCGATGGCCTTCGTCGCCCTCGACGAAGCGACCAATGAACTGGTCGGCGTCGTGAGGATTCACTCCGATTCGGTCTATGAAAGCGGAGAGTACGCCATCCTGTTGCGGTCGGACCTGAAGGGCAGGGGCCTCGGTTGGGCGTTGATGCAGCTGATCATCGAATATGCAAAGGCGGAAGGTCTGAAGATGATCTCTGGCGATGTACTTCAGGAGAACGTCGTGATGTTGGAGATGTGCCGGAATCTTGGATTTGAGGTCAAAACCGATCCGACCGAGCGTGACCTCTGTAACGTGAAGTTGAGGCTTTAG
- a CDS encoding ABC transporter permease: MRSHPGLIAEATEEVLELRPSGPWVSLNVAELESLTGSASAKLGAAKAVKLDLGEVTEIDTVGAWLLEKLGRQASANGRHVEMTGVAENYLGLVEEVRQVNRREIAPVPHQNPIVAKLTDLGRSTLSAAQDITVFLDMLAALSFALVRTLRRPQSLRITSLIYQMYRIGWQAIPIVVLITFLIGAIIAQQGIFHFRRFGAESYVVDMVGILVLRELGVLIVAIMVAGRSGSAYTAELGSMKMREEIDALVTMGLDPVEVLILPRIVALVLTLPMLAFIGSMAALYGGGLVAQLYGGMGPAIFIARLHEAISVTHFEVGMLKAPFMALVIGIVACSEGLRVKGSAESLGQQTTTSVVKSIFLVIVLDGLFAVFFASIGM, translated from the coding sequence TTGCGTTCTCATCCGGGATTGATCGCCGAGGCGACGGAAGAGGTGCTCGAACTCCGTCCGAGTGGCCCCTGGGTCTCTCTCAACGTCGCTGAGCTCGAGAGCTTGACCGGCTCGGCCAGCGCCAAGCTGGGCGCCGCAAAAGCTGTGAAGCTCGACCTCGGCGAGGTCACCGAGATCGACACCGTCGGAGCCTGGCTGCTCGAGAAGCTTGGTCGCCAAGCTTCCGCTAACGGTCGCCATGTCGAAATGACTGGCGTTGCCGAGAACTACCTCGGACTGGTCGAGGAGGTTCGACAGGTCAATCGGCGCGAGATCGCGCCGGTGCCGCATCAGAACCCGATCGTCGCCAAGCTCACGGATCTCGGCCGTTCGACGCTGTCTGCCGCCCAGGACATCACCGTGTTTCTGGACATGCTTGCGGCGCTGTCGTTCGCCTTGGTGCGAACGCTGCGACGGCCGCAATCGCTGCGCATCACGTCGCTCATCTATCAGATGTACCGGATCGGCTGGCAGGCCATCCCGATCGTGGTGTTGATCACGTTCCTGATCGGCGCCATCATCGCCCAGCAGGGCATCTTCCACTTTCGGCGTTTTGGCGCTGAGTCTTATGTCGTCGACATGGTCGGGATTCTCGTTCTGCGTGAGCTGGGTGTCCTGATCGTTGCGATCATGGTGGCGGGACGATCGGGCAGCGCCTACACCGCGGAGCTCGGATCGATGAAGATGCGGGAGGAAATCGATGCCCTGGTGACGATGGGGCTCGATCCCGTCGAGGTCCTGATTTTGCCGCGGATCGTCGCGCTGGTCTTGACGTTGCCCATGCTGGCCTTCATCGGGTCAATGGCCGCGCTCTATGGCGGGGGATTGGTCGCCCAGCTCTACGGTGGCATGGGACCGGCCATCTTCATCGCGCGACTGCATGAGGCGATCTCCGTCACGCATTTCGAAGTGGGCATGTTGAAGGCGCCGTTCATGGCGCTTGTGATCGGCATTGTCGCGTGCAGCGAAGGCCTTCGCGTGAAAGGGAGCGCGGAATCGCTGGGGCAACAGACGACGACGTCGGTCGTGAAGTCGATCTTTCTGGTGATCGTGCTTGACGGCCTGTTCGCCGTGTTCTTCGCATCCATTGGAATGTAG